CGTGTCGGCAAAAAGGCGCTCCACGCTGTCGCCATCGTTGGCGTAGTTCTTGGCGGCATTGATCCCCCCCTGGGCTGCCACCGAATGGGCCCGGCGGGGACTGTCGTGGAAGGTGACCAGCTGCACCTGGTAGCCCTGTTCGGCCAGGGTGGCCGCCGCCGCTGATCCGGCCAGGCCACTGCCAACCACCAGGATCCGCAATTTGCGCTTGCGCAGCGGACTGATCAGGGGCAGGCCAGCCCGGGTGCGGCGCCAGGCCGTGGCCAGGGGGCCATCGGGAATGCGGGGATCGGGCAGGCCACTCATCCCAGCCACCCCGCGGCCCTTCCGCTTAGCAACACCGGCACCAGGGCGAAACCACCACCCACCAGCAGGGCCACCAGCCTCGATCCGAGGCGAATCGCCTGGGCATTAGCGGGATCCAGCAGGCCCAGGCTGCGGTGGGCCGCTTCGCCGCCATGGAAGAGGTGAAACCCCGCCGCCAATCCGGCCAGGCCATAAAGCAGCAGGCTCCAGGGGGTACTGAGCACCTCGAGCAGCCTGGCCAACTCCAGGCCTGCCGGCGGCCTGGGCCAACGCAGCTGCCAGAGGTGCACCGCCATGAACAGCAGCAGAATCCCAGCGCTAAGGGGCAGGCTGCGGGCCGCCAGGGCGCCCCAGCCATCGGGCCGCCGACTGACCAACTGGGCACGGTTGCCCGCCCGACGGTTGGCCATCACCTTCACGGCCGTCAGCGTTAGGTGGCCCAATAGGGCAGCCGTCAGCAGGCCCTCTGCGGGCAGCAACCAGGGGCTTTGGTGCAGCGAGGTGGCATAGGCCTCAAATGCCGTCGGTTGCAGCAGGGCCAGGCTTACCCCGGCCAGATGTAGCAATAAAAACAGCACCAGGAACAACCCCGAGCGGGCAATCCAAGGCGCAACAGCTGATGGGATCACTACAAATCGAGCTATCAAGCTGGAGCCAGATAGCCATTATCGCCTAACTTCCTGGCCATGACAGGCAATCTTCAAGCCATCGGCTTTCTATTCAGCTGGGTGCTGGGCTGGGGCATTGGCGGCTCCTTGATCGATGCCGGCCTGATCAACGCCGGGATCTATTCCCTGGAAACCGGCCAGCTCGGCACCCTCACCACCTTCGTGATCTGGACGCTGGCTTGGGGCGCCGGCGGCTTCGCCCTCTATCGCCGCTTCACGGGTGGCAGCGACACCACACCAGAATAGTTCAAATGAACTAGCGTCGGTTTGCGTTGGTGCTGGGCAGCGGTGTGAACGACGGGGTGGACCGAGAGGGTGAAGAAGCAATGGGCATTGACCTGAACCAGGAATTGGTGCGCCACCGACAGGCCACCGTGCTGCTGCGGGTCAGCGGTGATTCGATGCAGGGGGCCGGCATCCGTAGCGGCGACTGGCTGCTCGTAGACAGGGCCCTGGCCGCCCACCACGGCCACATCGTGGTGGCCCTACTGGCAGATGGTTTCACCTTGAAACGCCTGGTCCAAAGGGGCGAAAACTGGCTGCTGGTGGCCGCCAATCCCGCCTATCGAGATCTCCCCCTGACGGGCCGCGATGACGCACGGCTCTGGGGCGTCGCGACCCAGCGCATCCACAGTTTCTGAGGTTGGGATGGAGCCAAATCACCGCGGGCCCAGGCCAGTTGCCGTAGCCCTGATCGATGGCAACAACTTTTACGCCTCCTGTGAAGCAGTGGTTGACCCCAGCGTGCTGGGAAGGCCCTTGGTGGTGCTTTCCAACAACGATGGCTGCATTGTTTCCCGCAGTCGCGAAGCCCGCTCCCTGGGCATCGCCATGGGGGTTCCCTACTTCCAAGTGAAGCGGAGTCTCGAGTGCCAGGGCGTATTGGTGCGCAGCTCCAACTACGCCCTCTACGCCGACATGAGCCAGCGGCTGATGGCCACCCTGGAGCGGTGGGTGGAGGAGCTGGAGATCTATTCGATCGATGAGGCCTTCGGCCAACTGCACCGCCCCCAGGGCGATGGTGATCTCAGCCAATGGGCCCTGCAGCTGCGCCATGCGGTGCAATGCCAACTCGGCCTACCGGTGGCGGTGGGGGTGGCCTCCACCAAGGTGCTGGCCAAGCTGGCCAACAAGCTCGCCAAGGGGAACCAGGTCCACGGAGGAATCCTTGACCTTGGGGCCATCGACGATCCCGACCCCTATCTAGAGGCGGTAGCCATCGAAGACGTGTGGGGGATCGGCCGCAAACTCTCTCGCTGGTGCCGGTTGAGGGGCGTTGCCGACGCCAGGGCCCTGCGCGACATGGCCAGCGGCGAATTACGGCACAAATGTGGGGTAGTGGGGCTGCGTCTGCAACAGGAGCTGCGGGGCGTGGCCTGTCTGCCACTCACGGTGCTGCCAGCCGCCAAAAGGGAAACCTGCGTGAGCCGCAGCTTTGGCCAGCCAATCCGCGAGCTGGGCCAGCTCAGGGAGGCGATCGCCACCTACCTGGCCCGGGCGGCAGAGAAGTTGCGCCAGCAACGCCAATGCACCGGCATGGTCACGGTGTTTGTACGCAGTAGCCCGTTCAATGGCACGAGCTTCTATAGCCGGGCTGCCACGGTGGGCCTGGCCGTGCCCAGCAACGACACCGCCGTGTTGCTGGCGGCAGCGCTGCCCCTGGCCGAGCAGCTCTTCCACCCCCACAAACCGCTGCAAAAAGCTGGGGTGCTGATGCAGCAGCTGGTGGGAGATGGGTTGTTGCAGCACCACCTGCTGGTCTCCTTATCGCCTGAACAACAACGCAAACGGGAGGTTTTGATGGCCACGGTCGATGGCCTTAACCACCGCTATGGCCAGGGATCGGTGCAATGGGCGGCCTGTGGTCTCAACGCCCCCTGGCGCATGGGCCGATCCCGCCTTTCCAGGGCTGCCACCACCAAGCTCGAGGCCATTCCCACCGCCAGGGCCTAGCTGGATAGGGGGCTCAAGCGAGGGCCTGCTCGATCATCTCTGCGGTCACAGGGATGGTCTCCAACTCATCGGCGTTGTCTAGAAAAGCCTCAAAGGATTCATAACGCCTGATGCAGGGGGAAGCACCCGGGGCAGCGCAGGCTTCAGCCCAGGTGCCAGCCTCAGGCTTGACGGCCAAGTAGCCAGCAAGGGCTTCCTCAAGATCGCCGCCATCGCCGATGCCTTCTCCGTGCCAGAGCACCTCAAAAAAGGCCACAATTAAAGCTGATCAATAGAACCAAATGGTAGCCAGCAACGGGCGTTAAACCGCCCGCAGAAATACGGTTCTCCGTGCCCAGCGACACATCCCAAGCGCATAGATCGCGGTCAAGCTGGTGCTGTTGAAGTTGATATCCATGCGCGACGTTGTTTTTGATTTACACAGTGAGGAGCCGGGTCAGCTGAGGGCCTCCGCCCAGTTAATGGCTTCCACCCAGTTAATTGTGGCTGCCACATATCCCAGGATTGAAATCGAAGCGGCATCCCTCGAAGAACTGCAGGAAGAAGCCCGCGATGCCCTGATGCACCAACTGGGTGCCGCTTCAAACGCCTACAGGGTGCGACTAAACCGCAAAAGTCACTCGCCCCGCAGGTCGCCAGCCGCAGCCTGCACCACCTCTGCATAGCCGGCCCGGCGTCGGGCATCCAATTCCTCGAGGTAACGCCGTTCTTTGTAATAGAGCTCCTGAAAGCGCAGGGCGTCGCCATTTAGCTCTGCAAAGAGTCCTTCGATGCGGTTCTCCATGTCGCTCACCGGTGCCAGGCCGGATGGGGCTGCATGGGCCTCCTGCTTCTCGGTTTCCAGTAGCCGGGCGATGCAGCGCTCCAGGGTTTCCAAGCGCTGGCTGCTCCAGGCATCAAGCAGGTGGCGACATCGTTTCAGGCTGCGCTGGCGCTCTAAGGCCGCCGTGGCCCCCCGCAACTGCAGCAGGGGCTGGCTCAAGGCCATGCGCTGCAGCTCATTGGGTTCCAAAAGGGGCGTCAGACGGCTGAGCAGGGCGCTCTGCTCCACCAGCAATTGGTCGCTGAGCAGGTTGGGGAGATCCAGGTCCGCCAGCTCGTCACCGGGATCGCCACCCCGGTTGATCGCCTCAATGCGACCTGGGCCAAGGTTGTCCTCCTCAAGGCCACTGATCGCCGCCCAGAGCAAGCGGTGGTGCTGGAGGGCAAAATCCTCCACATCCCGTTGGCGCAATTCCCGGCGAATCGCAGGGCGATGGCTGGGGCAGTGCAAATAAAGCCGGAGCAGTTCAGCTTCAGCCCGCTCCCGCAGGCCGGCTTCTCCAGGCTGTTCCCATTTTTGAGAGCGGCCATGCCACCTCTGGCCCTTGACCTGTTGACGCAGGTCATCTTCGAGCTGCAGGGCCATGCGGGCCTGGCCGCCGGATAGGCGTTCCGCCACCCGCTGCAGGTAGTGGCTGCGAACGGCGCTCTGGGGCAGCTTGCCAAGCAGCACCACCAAGCTGGATACGGCCTGCTGAAACTGATCGGCCTTAGCCAAATCACGATCGGCCAGCACCTGCTCGATCTGCCAATCCAGCCACAGCGGCGCCTGATCCAGTAGGGAGCGGTAATCACCAGCGCCGTGGTCCTTGAGGAATTCATCGGGATCCTTTCCCGATGGCAAATGGAGCACCCTCAGCTCCAATTGGCCCTGTAAGGCCAGCTGTTCCACCTCGCCAATGGCCCGCTGGGCCGCCCGCACCCCGGCCCCATCACTGTCGAAATTGAGGATCAGCCTTCGACCTTCGCAGCAACGGCAGAGCTGGGTGATCTGCTGGCTACTGAGGGCAGTGCCCAGGGAGGCCACGGCATTGGTAATGCCGGCGGCGTGCAGGGCAATCACATCGAAATAGCCCTCCACCACCACGGCCCGATCGTCCTTGCGAATCGCACTGGCGGCCCGTTCCAGGCCGAATAGGTTCTTACCCTTTTCAAATACCTCGGTCTCGGGGGAATTGAGGTATTTAGGCTCACCGCCATCGAGGCTGCGGCCGCCAAAACCAATCACCCGGCCCTGGCGGTCCCTGATCGGCACCATCACCCGGTGCCGAAAACGGTCGTAAAAACCCTGGCTGGTCTCACCGGAGCGGGCCTTACGGGGCACCGCCAGACCCGCCGCCTCCAGGAGCTCAGGTCCCAAGCTGTGCACCTGCTGCAGATGGTTGAGCAGGCCATCCCACTGGTCGGGGGCGTAGCCCAACTCAAAGGCCTCCAGGGTTGCTTCGCTCAGACCTCGGGCCTCCCGCAGGTAGGCCAGGGCACCGGCCCCCTCCGGACTGCGCAGCTGGCCCCGAAACCAACCTGCCGCCAGGGTCAGAACCCTGTGCAGCTGCTCCCGTCGGGAGAGTTGCTTGCGCAGCCGTTCCTGCTGGGGGCCATCGAGGGTTTCGATCGGCAGTTGGTACTTGCGGGCCAGCTCCAGCACCACGTCGCTGAAGCTGTTGCGCTGAAGCTCCATCAAAAACTTGATGGAGTTGCCGCCGGCACCACAGGAAAAGCAGTAGTAGAACTGCTTGGCCGGAGAAACCGTCATTGACGGTGAGGTGTCGTCGTGGAAGGGGCAAATCCCGACGTACTCCCGTCCCTTTTTCTTGAGCACCACGTGCTCGCCCACCACATCAACGATGTCAGCACGTTCCTTGACGGCCTCAATCGTGCGGGGGTGGAGACGGGGCAAGCTCAAAGGCGATCAACCAAGCGAGGCAGGCCCGGATTCTGACCGGCGTCGCCTGGCCATGCTGCACATGGTGGCCAGCGCCTTCAGCTTCAGCCTGATGAGCCTCTGCGTAAAACAAGTGGGCACGCGAATTCCGGCGGCGGAAGTGGTGCTTGCCCGCAGCCTGTTGAGTGTGGTGTTGAGCTGGTGGTTGCTAAAGCGGGCGGCCATATCGCCCTGGGGAAATCGCAGGGGCCTGCTGGTTTGGCGCGGATGCGTAGGTACGGGAGCGCTGTTGTGCGTTTACAGCGCCCTTGCCAGCCTGCCCCTGGCCTCTGCCACGGTTTTGCAGTACCTCTATCCGACCTTTACGGGGGTGCTGGCCTGGGTGGGTCTTCGGGAACACCTCAGCAAGCGGTTGGTGGCGGCCATTGCCATCGGCTGGCTGGGCGTGCTGATAGTGGCCCAGCCGGCGACCCTGTTTGGCGGCTCCATGCCCCTACCGCTCATACCGGTTTTAGTTGGCATCTGTGGCGCCCTCCTAACGGCCATTGCCTACGTGAGCGTGCGCTCCCTGGCCAACACCGAGCACCCTCTTGTGGTGGTGTTCTATTTCCCCCTGGTTGCCCTGCCGATGAGCATCCCGCTGGTCTGGCTGGATCCGGTTCTGCCCACCCCTGTGGAGCTGATCTGGCTGGTGGGAGTAGGCCTTTTCACCCAGATCGGCCAGGTGTACCTGACCCGCGGAATCATGGCCCTGCCGGCGGCCAGGGCCACCGCCATCAGCTACGTGCAAGTAATTTTTGCTGGCCTATGGGGCTGGATCGTGTTTGGGGAAACAATCAACCGGTGGACCATCACCGGCGCGCTGCTGGTGATGGCTGCCACCCTGATCAGCCTGAGCAGTCCCCACCGCCCCGCCAACGGCGAACTCAAACCGGCAGGGGATCGGTGATCCATTGCTGGTTGCCTTTGTTTGGGCTGTCAGTTTCGGGAGTTAGGGGATCCTGATCGCCACGGGGTCGGGCCAAACGCCAGCTCTGGCCGCGCTCACCCCGCTGCAGATAAATCTCGAAGGGGCTATCAACCCGCACGGGGTCGCCGGGAAGGCGCCAATCAAATTGGCCCTCCACCCGCACGCCCCGGCCAGCACCGATGGCCAGGCCCTGCCGTTGCTCGACCCTTACCCGGCTCACCTCTGGGCTGCCAGGGGGTTTCACCTGAAGCGCTTCGGAAATATCGGCCTGGGTCAGTTCTATCTGGAGCTTCAAAGCGCTCTGCACCACTGCAGTTGGCGGCTGGGAGCGACCATCGCAGCCAGCCAAACCCAGGGCCAGCCCGAGGTAGAGCAGCCATGCCACCACAACGGCCAGGAGCCGGGCCTGGGGGCTGGAGCGCTGGGCAGGATCGGCTACGGAGTGCAGCATGGGGAGCCATTCACTGCTCCCATGATCGGCTGGCTGCAAGGCGAACTGGCTGATCCGTGGCAGCTCGACAAGCGTTACGGGCTCCAACTGCGCTGCCAAGGGGTGGGCTACGACGTGCTGATCACCCAGAGGCAGTGGCTGAAATTGCCCCCAGCGGGAACAAACCTCAGCCTCCATATCCACCCCTCAATCCGGGAAGACGCCTGGACCCTATTTGGATTTGGCGAACGCCACGAGCGGGATTTATTTCGCGAACTAGTAGCCGTAAGTGGGGTTGGCCCACAGATGGCCATGGGCCTCTTGGGAACCCTGGAGCCGGCTGTCCTGATCAAGGCAATCGTCCATGCCGACCTGCGCCAGTTGACCCAGGCGCCTGGGGTCGGCAAGCGCACGGCCGAGCGACTCGCGGTGGAGCTGCGCACAAAACTGCAACAGAGATATGCGGCATCACTCGATCCCTCGGGGCCTGAAGGCTTCGGCGGCGAGGCAGAAATTAGCGACGGTTCGGGCCCGGAGGGGAGCGATCGCGAGGCAGTGCAAATAACCCTGGGCGCCCTGGGCTACGAGGTGCTGGAAATCCACCGCGCCATCAGGGCCGTGGCGGGCATGGGCCTAACGGAAGCCCCGACTGCCGATGATTGGATTCGCGAATGCCTGCGCTGGCTTTCTCGCGAAGTGGCTTGACCGCTGGACGTTAAGATGTTGCATTGCACCGTAGGTTCCCGAAACGGGGCCCAGCCTGCGTTTTCTTTCCCAGCCCATGCCGCTCACCATCACCCAAAAGCAGGAACTGATCAACGGCCACCAAACCCACGGCACCGACACGGGTTCGGTCGAGGTTCAGGTGGCCATGCTCAGCGAGCGGGTAACCCAGTTGACTGGCCATCTGCAGAAGAACAAGCACGACTTCTCCTCCCGCCAGGGGCTGCTCAAGATGATTGGCCGCCGCAAGCGCCTGCTCGGCTACCTGCGGGGCATCAGCCAGGAGCGCTACTCCAAGTTGATCAGCAAGCTGGGCATCCGCGGCTGATCCCTCCCCGGAGTTCTGGCAATGGCCGGCAAAGGCATGGCAGGTAAAGGCATCGGAGCTACTGGCACCGGTGCCAGTAAGTCGGCACCAAAAACAAGTAAGGCACCCAAATCCCTTGGCCCTGCAAAGGCCAGGCGCCAGCCCGGTATTCCCGATGCAGTGGCGAATCGCATGGCTAGACGCATTGCCATCGCCACTGGCATCCCCACCTTGATGGGTATGGGGGTCTTTATCGGCAGTTACCTGCTGGTTACCCGCCAAATCGTTGAATTGTCCACAGGCGTAACCCTGACGGCATCGGGGGGATGTTTTTTGCTGGGTGTCCTTGGCCTCAGCTATGGAGTGCTCTCCGCCAGCTGGGAGGCCGAGCCAGGGACCCTTCTAGGAAGCGAACAAATCGGTGTGAACATCAGCCGAATCCGAGGCTCAATTCGGGCCATGAGAGATCCTTCAAGGCCCAATCCAGCTTCTATGCCGAAGCCAGAAGACCGCTAGGCCGCAACAAGTGGCGAAGTGATGCGGGCCTGGAAATCCGCCAAAGTGAGCGTGCTGAGGGCAGCGTTGACATCACCCACACAAAATTGAGGGCCAAGCCTGACAAAGCGGGTCTGATCCTCAAAACGCACTAGGGCGACGACCGGGACCCTTGACCCCACCTCATCCTGGGGGGGCCGGTGCTGGTGCAGGCATTCGCGCAGCCGGTGCTGAATGGCGATGTCAGCGGCCTGGTCTGCTGGTAGCTCCACCATCAGCAGCTGGAGGTCATCGATGCTGCGGCAGTCATCGACAATCAACTGAACCCGCTCATCGCGGCGGTCGACCGAGGCCCATACCAGCAGCCTGGAATCCACCATCAGGTGGTCGGCGAGACGGGCGTAGGACTTTGGAAACACCACGGCCTCGCAGCTGCCGGTGAGATCTTCTAGCTGTAAAACAGCCATGCGATCGCCCTTGCGGGTGGTGACCTGGCGAATCTCCGGCACCATCACCACTGCGCTGACCTTCGACTTATCCGCACATTCATCCAGGCTGCCCAGGGAAATCGGTGAAAGCAATTTCACCTGCTTGGCCAGCTGTTTGAGCGGGTGATCGGAGAGATAGAAGCCCACCAATTCCTTCTCGAGGCGCAACTTTTCAGTGGGGGGGTAATCACGAACCGGCGCCGCCTTGGGGGCAGTGCTCAGGTCGCCCACGACGCTGGTTGGGACGCCGGAATCGGGGCCAGAGCTCAGCAAATCAAACAGATTGCCCTGACCGCTCGCCCGGTCCTTGGCCCGCGAACTAGCCCAATCAACCACCAAATCCAAATCGGCCATCAATTGGGCACGATTCGCACCAGGCTCAAGGCTGTCGAGGGCACCGGAGTGAATTAAGGCCTCCAGGGCCCGACGGTTTAATTGCTGGCCAGGGATGCGATCACAAAGTTCTGCCAGGCACACAAAGGGGCCATCCGTCTGGCGGGCCTCAATCAGCTGGCGAATCGCCCCATCGCCCAAATTGCGCACGGCAGAAAGGCCAAAGAGAATTCGATCACCGACCGGGGTGAAGTCGATGCCGGAAGCATTCACATCCGGGGGCAACACCTCAATACCCATGGCATTGCAGTTTGCGATATAACGCTGAACCTTGTCACTGGCGCCCGCATTTACCGTGAGTAGGGCGGCCATGTAGGCCACTGGATAGTGGGCCTTTAGGTATGCGGTCTGATAGGTGACGGCACCGTAGGCAGTGGAGTGACTTTTGTTAAAACAATATTCTGCGAACAGAACCATTTGCTCAAAAAGTGACTCTGCCACCTGGGAATCCACACCCCTTGCCGTAGCCCCGTCAACAAAGAGGCTCTGGTGTTTTTCCATCTCACTTTTCTTCTTCTTACCCATGGCCCGGCGCAAGAGATCCGCCTCGCCTAGGGAATAGCCAGCCAGGTCCTGGGCGATCCTCATGATCTGCTCTTGGTAGACCATGATTCCGTAGGTCTCTTGAAGAATTGGCTCCAACTTTGCGTGGGCAAATTCAATGCGCTCGCGGCCGTGCTTGCGGTTGATAAATTTGGGAATCAGACCCGCATCCAAGGGGCCAGGGCGGTAGAGAGCCAAAATCGAAGAGATATCTTCGAGAGATGAGGGCTTGAGATCGCGCACGATCTGGCGCATGCCACTCGATTCCAACTGGAAAATACCCTCCAGATCACCCCTCGCCAAAAGCGCATAGGTGCCTTCATCGTTTAGGGGAAGGGCATCAGGATCAACCCTTAAACCACTACTTTGCTCAACCAAATCGACTGTTTTGTCGATCATGGTGAGGTTTTTAAGGCCCAAAAAGTCCATTTTCAACAGGCCCATCGACTCCACATCTTCCATGAAGTATTGGGTGATCACCTGACCGTCGTTGTTGCGCTGGAGGGGCACCAGTTCATCTAGGGGCTCGGCTGCAATAACCACACCGGCTGCATGGACCCCGAAGGTCTTGTTGGTGCCCTCGATGCGCATGGCCATGTCAACCCAGCGGGTTACCTGGGGATCAGATTCATACTTTTCACGGAATTCAGGCGCAGGAGATTCTGCACCAATCATCTCCTTAAGTTTGGCGGGCTTACCGCGTACAACGGGAATCAACTTGGCAAGCCTGTCGGCGTCGCCATAGGGAATATCCAACACCCGCGCCACATCCTTGAGCACCGCCTTCGATGTCATCCGGTTAAAGGTGATAATCTGGGCCACCTTTTTTTCGCCGTAGCGCTGGGTGACATAGTCGATAACCTCACCCCGCCGCTCGATACAGAAATCCGTATCAATATCAGGCATGGACTTGCGTTCCGGATTCAGGAAGCGCTCAAACAACAAACCATTCAGCACCGGATCGATGTTGGTAATGCCCAGGGCATAGGCCACCAGTGAACCGGCAGCAGATCCCCGGCCAGGGCCCACGGGGATGCCACTTTCGCGGGCAAAGCGAATGTAATCCCAAACCACAAGGAAATAGGTGGGAAATCCCATCTGCTCCATCACCTGCAATTCAAATTGCAGGCGGCCGCCATAGGTAGTGTCAAAGGGCTGATCAGCTGCCAAACCCAGGCGATCACGAAGACCTAGCTCGGTAACCTCAGCTAGGTAACTAACCGGGGTGTGGCCGTCCGGAATTGGGAAATGGGGCATCTGGTAGCGACCAAGGATATCGTATTGCTCTACTTTTTCAGCCACCCTGACCGTATTTGAAACCGCCTCTGCCACCACTTCTGGCTCGAGGTGATCACCAAATAGGGCCAACATTTGGGCCCCATCCTTGATGTATTCGGTGCCGGTATAACGCAACCTTTTCTCATCGCTAATCAGTTTGCCCGTGAGCACACACAACAGGGCGTCGTGGGCCTCCACATCATTGGCACTGAGGTAGTGGGCATCATTGGTGGCCACCAGGGAGATACCAAGTTCAGCCCCAATCTTGGCGATCTCCACGTTGACAATTCGATCCTCAAGCCCGCCATGGTCTTGGATTTCTAGGTAGAAATCATTGCCAAACACATCCCGATACCAACTAGCCACCTCCCTAGCCACATCGGGCCTTCCCCTCAGGATTGCCTGGGGAATCTCACCACCGAGGCAGGCCGTGGACACAATTAGCCCTTCGCTGTATTGCTGAAGCAGTTGCTTGTCGATACAGGCCCGCGAAAAGATGCCCCTGCCACGCATGCCCCGCAGGTGGCTGATGCTGGTGAGCTTCACCAAATTGCGGTAGCCCTTGGCATTCTTAGCAAGAACCACCAGGTGGTAACGCCGCTCTTTTTTTTGCTGGGGATCATCGATGGAGCCATTGATGACATACATCTCATTGCCGATGATCGGCTTGATGCCCGCCTTTGTGCAGAGCTTCAGCAGCTCAATGGCGCCGTACATCACGCCATGGTCCGTGAGGGCGAGGGCGGGCATGCCCAGGGCCACCGCGCGATCGACCATGGCCGGCAACTGGCTGGCCCCATCCAGCAGGCTGTAATCGCTGTGGTTGTGGAGGGGGACGAACGCCAAGGCGCAAGCTGCAAGTCGGTTGGGCACCAGGCTAAGGGGGCGACCCAATATCCAGTGTGCAAGCTGGCAAATCTGCTAAAAGCACGCCAGTGGTGGGGTCAGGCTCGCTTTGGGGCTAGGGCACCAGGGCAGCCTTGGGCCGTTGTGCCATCACCTTGGCCGCCAGCTCGTATTGGTGGGCAACCTGCAAAAGGCGCGGCTCCTCCAGCACTCCGGTGATCAGCTGCAAACCGATGGGCAGTCCCTGGGAATCAAAGCCACAGGGCAGGCTGATGGCCGGCAGCCCAGCCATGTTCGCGGGGATGGTGAGTAGGTCTGCCAGGTACATGGCGAGGGGGTCCTCGCTGTGGGCGCCAAAGCCAAAGGCGGTGGTGGGGGAGGTGGGGGTGAGCAACACATCAACAGCAGTGAAGGCTCGATCAAAATCCCGACGAATCAGGGTGCGCACCTGTTGGGCCTTCTTGTAATAGGCATCGACATAGCCGGCTGAGAGGGCGTAGGTGCCAATCAAAATGCGGCGCTGAACCTCATCTCCGAAGCCCTCGGCGCGGCTGAGGGCTGTCATTTCCGCCAAACTCTGGGCCTCGGCAGTTCGGTAGCCGTATTTGACCCCGTCATATCTGGCCAGGTTGGCGGAGGCCTCAGACGGGGCAATCACGTAGTAAGTCGCAATCCCATCGTTGAAACGGGGGCAGCTGACATCAACCAGCTCACAGCCCAGGCTTTGCAACTGGTCGGCGGCAGCCAGCACGGAGGCCTTCACCTGGGGATCTAGCCCCTCTGCTTCGAAGCATTCCCGCACCAGCCCAACCCTCAGGCCCGAAACCGGCGTCTCCAGGCCAGCCGTGTAATCGGGGACCGGCGCCTTCAAGCAGGTGGAGTCACGGGGATCTTCCCCAGCAATCACCTGGAGTAGCTCGGCCGCATCGGCTACGGAGTGGCTGAAGGGGCCCACCTGGTCGAGGGAACTGGCGAAGGCCACCAGCCCGTAACGGCTTACCCGGCCATAGGTGGGCTTGAGGCCCACAACACCGCAGAAGGCCGCTGGTTGACGGATCGATCCCCCGGTGTCGGAGCCCAGGGCCCCCATACATTCGCCGGCGGCTACGGCTGCGGCGCTACCGCCCG
This genomic interval from Cyanobium sp. WAJ14-Wanaka contains the following:
- a CDS encoding succinate dehydrogenase, with the protein product MIPSAVAPWIARSGLFLVLFLLLHLAGVSLALLQPTAFEAYATSLHQSPWLLPAEGLLTAALLGHLTLTAVKVMANRRAGNRAQLVSRRPDGWGALAARSLPLSAGILLLFMAVHLWQLRWPRPPAGLELARLLEVLSTPWSLLLYGLAGLAAGFHLFHGGEAAHRSLGLLDPANAQAIRLGSRLVALLVGGGFALVPVLLSGRAAGWLG
- a CDS encoding S24 family peptidase yields the protein MLGSGVNDGVDREGEEAMGIDLNQELVRHRQATVLLRVSGDSMQGAGIRSGDWLLVDRALAAHHGHIVVALLADGFTLKRLVQRGENWLLVAANPAYRDLPLTGRDDARLWGVATQRIHSF
- a CDS encoding Y-family DNA polymerase gives rise to the protein MEPNHRGPRPVAVALIDGNNFYASCEAVVDPSVLGRPLVVLSNNDGCIVSRSREARSLGIAMGVPYFQVKRSLECQGVLVRSSNYALYADMSQRLMATLERWVEELEIYSIDEAFGQLHRPQGDGDLSQWALQLRHAVQCQLGLPVAVGVASTKVLAKLANKLAKGNQVHGGILDLGAIDDPDPYLEAVAIEDVWGIGRKLSRWCRLRGVADARALRDMASGELRHKCGVVGLRLQQELRGVACLPLTVLPAAKRETCVSRSFGQPIRELGQLREAIATYLARAAEKLRQQRQCTGMVTVFVRSSPFNGTSFYSRAATVGLAVPSNDTAVLLAAALPLAEQLFHPHKPLQKAGVLMQQLVGDGLLQHHLLVSLSPEQQRKREVLMATVDGLNHRYGQGSVQWAACGLNAPWRMGRSRLSRAATTKLEAIPTARA
- the dnaG gene encoding DNA primase — protein: MSLPRLHPRTIEAVKERADIVDVVGEHVVLKKKGREYVGICPFHDDTSPSMTVSPAKQFYYCFSCGAGGNSIKFLMELQRNSFSDVVLELARKYQLPIETLDGPQQERLRKQLSRREQLHRVLTLAAGWFRGQLRSPEGAGALAYLREARGLSEATLEAFELGYAPDQWDGLLNHLQQVHSLGPELLEAAGLAVPRKARSGETSQGFYDRFRHRVMVPIRDRQGRVIGFGGRSLDGGEPKYLNSPETEVFEKGKNLFGLERAASAIRKDDRAVVVEGYFDVIALHAAGITNAVASLGTALSSQQITQLCRCCEGRRLILNFDSDGAGVRAAQRAIGEVEQLALQGQLELRVLHLPSGKDPDEFLKDHGAGDYRSLLDQAPLWLDWQIEQVLADRDLAKADQFQQAVSSLVVLLGKLPQSAVRSHYLQRVAERLSGGQARMALQLEDDLRQQVKGQRWHGRSQKWEQPGEAGLRERAEAELLRLYLHCPSHRPAIRRELRQRDVEDFALQHHRLLWAAISGLEEDNLGPGRIEAINRGGDPGDELADLDLPNLLSDQLLVEQSALLSRLTPLLEPNELQRMALSQPLLQLRGATAALERQRSLKRCRHLLDAWSSQRLETLERCIARLLETEKQEAHAAPSGLAPVSDMENRIEGLFAELNGDALRFQELYYKERRYLEELDARRRAGYAEVVQAAAGDLRGE
- a CDS encoding DMT family transporter, translating into MLHMVASAFSFSLMSLCVKQVGTRIPAAEVVLARSLLSVVLSWWLLKRAAISPWGNRRGLLVWRGCVGTGALLCVYSALASLPLASATVLQYLYPTFTGVLAWVGLREHLSKRLVAAIAIGWLGVLIVAQPATLFGGSMPLPLIPVLVGICGALLTAIAYVSVRSLANTEHPLVVVFYFPLVALPMSIPLVWLDPVLPTPVELIWLVGVGLFTQIGQVYLTRGIMALPAARATAISYVQVIFAGLWGWIVFGETINRWTITGALLVMAATLISLSSPHRPANGELKPAGDR
- the ruvA gene encoding Holliday junction branch migration protein RuvA, whose product is MIGWLQGELADPWQLDKRYGLQLRCQGVGYDVLITQRQWLKLPPAGTNLSLHIHPSIREDAWTLFGFGERHERDLFRELVAVSGVGPQMAMGLLGTLEPAVLIKAIVHADLRQLTQAPGVGKRTAERLAVELRTKLQQRYAASLDPSGPEGFGGEAEISDGSGPEGSDREAVQITLGALGYEVLEIHRAIRAVAGMGLTEAPTADDWIRECLRWLSREVA
- the rpsO gene encoding 30S ribosomal protein S15, with the translated sequence MPLTITQKQELINGHQTHGTDTGSVEVQVAMLSERVTQLTGHLQKNKHDFSSRQGLLKMIGRRKRLLGYLRGISQERYSKLISKLGIRG
- a CDS encoding PAM68 family protein, producing MAGKGMAGKGIGATGTGASKSAPKTSKAPKSLGPAKARRQPGIPDAVANRMARRIAIATGIPTLMGMGVFIGSYLLVTRQIVELSTGVTLTASGGCFLLGVLGLSYGVLSASWEAEPGTLLGSEQIGVNISRIRGSIRAMRDPSRPNPASMPKPEDR